One genomic region from Terriglobus aquaticus encodes:
- the bla gene encoding subclass B3 metallo-beta-lactamase — MLLGTPLSLRADQDPAWITPIAPFRIADNLYYVGSLDLASYLIVTPRGNILINANLATSPPQIRASVEQLGFRWQDTKILLNGQAHFDHMAGAAEVVRETHARNMVMDGDVSVAETGGKTDFLAPSNNVPSYAPVHVDRVLHDGDTVTLGGVTLTAHKTAGHTRGCTTWTMRVHMPGDPATVLRDVVIVGGTSFWSEYRFTATAGHPASYPGIAQDFTHTFATLRNLPCDLFLGAHGQYFHMLDKLRQYPTVGPRVFVDSAGYRAFVAEAQTKFERALQQQQ, encoded by the coding sequence ATGCTGCTCGGCACACCGTTGTCCCTCCGCGCCGACCAGGACCCCGCCTGGATCACGCCCATCGCGCCCTTTCGCATCGCAGACAACCTTTACTACGTCGGCAGCCTGGACCTCGCCAGCTACCTGATCGTCACGCCCAGGGGCAACATCCTCATCAACGCCAACCTCGCGACGTCGCCACCGCAGATTCGGGCAAGCGTCGAGCAGCTCGGCTTCCGCTGGCAGGATACGAAGATTCTCCTGAACGGCCAGGCTCACTTCGACCACATGGCTGGCGCGGCAGAGGTGGTGCGCGAGACCCACGCCAGAAACATGGTCATGGACGGCGATGTAAGCGTCGCGGAGACCGGCGGCAAGACCGACTTCCTCGCTCCCTCGAACAACGTGCCGAGCTACGCACCCGTGCACGTCGATCGCGTCCTGCACGACGGCGACACCGTCACGCTGGGCGGCGTCACGCTCACTGCGCACAAGACAGCAGGTCACACCCGCGGTTGCACCACGTGGACCATGCGGGTGCACATGCCGGGGGACCCCGCGACCGTCCTGCGCGACGTAGTCATCGTCGGTGGCACCAGTTTCTGGTCGGAGTACCGCTTCACCGCGACTGCCGGCCATCCTGCCAGTTATCCCGGCATCGCTCAGGACTTCACGCACACCTTCGCCACTCTCCGCAATCTGCCGTGCGACCTCTTCCTCGGTGCGCACGGCCAGTACTTCCACATGCTCGACAAGCTGCGGCAGTACCCCACAGTTGGACCGCGCGTTTTCGTCGATTCGGCCGGCTACAGAGCGTTCGTTGCAGAGGCTCAGACCAAGTTCGAACGAGCACTGCAGCAGCAGCAATGA
- a CDS encoding molybdopterin molybdotransferase MoeA produces the protein MQTPIPVPAAEILLSCAEALRMVQDTFASQPTPPNENIPLEQALGRVLAEAVHADRDQPPFPRSTRDGFAVRAADLESSRTLRIVGAIRAGEEWTGAPLQPGEALEIMTGAPAPAGADAVLMVEHAKRDGDILLPSRTLSPGENIVPQGAEARSGDILLRPGVRLGPAEIALAASVGRHHLSVYARPTVAILSTGDELVSVEQTPGPQQIRNSNAYALAALVRQNGGEPRLLPVAADTRESLERSIARAAGCDMLVLSGGVSAGKYDLVEPVLASRGAQFLFTGVRMQPGKPAVFGRMTDVENPPEPASATRTQWIFGLPGNPVSVQVTAMLFALPMLRALGGEVNPQPAFAAAQLTQPVQVSPGLTRFLPARLTAGLEGTVVEPTGWKGSGDLHSNARANCYLVVPPDAVQLDKGTHVQVLLR, from the coding sequence ATGCAAACGCCAATTCCAGTTCCAGCCGCAGAGATCCTGCTGTCCTGCGCGGAAGCGCTGCGGATGGTTCAGGACACCTTTGCCAGCCAGCCCACGCCTCCGAACGAAAACATCCCGCTGGAACAGGCGCTGGGCAGGGTTTTAGCCGAAGCTGTCCACGCTGACCGCGACCAGCCACCCTTTCCACGTAGCACTCGCGACGGCTTCGCGGTTCGCGCCGCGGATCTCGAGTCCTCGCGGACGCTTCGCATTGTTGGTGCCATTCGCGCGGGCGAGGAGTGGACCGGCGCGCCTCTGCAGCCTGGGGAAGCCCTGGAGATCATGACCGGCGCCCCTGCCCCGGCGGGTGCAGATGCTGTCCTGATGGTCGAGCACGCGAAGCGTGACGGCGACATCCTGCTTCCCAGCCGGACCCTTTCGCCCGGCGAAAACATCGTTCCGCAGGGTGCCGAAGCTCGCTCGGGGGACATCCTGCTACGGCCCGGCGTCCGGCTCGGTCCGGCGGAAATTGCTCTCGCCGCCTCCGTCGGCCGGCACCATCTCTCCGTCTACGCCAGACCAACGGTTGCAATTCTGAGCACAGGAGACGAGCTTGTCTCCGTCGAGCAGACGCCCGGTCCCCAGCAGATTCGCAACAGCAATGCCTATGCCCTCGCCGCGCTGGTTCGGCAGAACGGTGGCGAGCCCAGGCTCCTGCCGGTCGCGGCAGACACCCGCGAGTCGCTGGAGCGGTCCATCGCTCGCGCCGCCGGCTGTGACATGCTGGTCCTCTCCGGAGGCGTTTCCGCCGGCAAATATGACCTCGTGGAGCCGGTGCTCGCCTCGCGCGGCGCGCAGTTTCTTTTCACAGGGGTGCGCATGCAGCCGGGCAAGCCTGCCGTATTTGGCCGCATGACCGATGTCGAAAACCCGCCCGAACCGGCGAGCGCGACCAGGACACAGTGGATCTTCGGGCTGCCGGGCAATCCGGTCAGTGTCCAGGTGACCGCGATGCTGTTTGCGCTGCCCATGCTTCGTGCACTCGGTGGCGAAGTGAACCCGCAGCCGGCCTTCGCTGCCGCTCAGCTCACGCAACCGGTGCAGGTCTCCCCCGGCCTGACCCGGTTTCTTCCGGCCCGGCTCACCGCCGGTCTGGAGGGCACCGTTGTTGAGCCGACAGGTTGGAAGGGCTCCGGCGACCTCCACAGCAACGCTCGCGCCAACTGCTACCTCGTCGTCCCACCGGATGCCGTTCAGCTTGACAAAGGCACCCACGTGCAGGTGCTGCTTCGCTAG
- a CDS encoding threonine ammonia-lyase, with amino-acid sequence MPETHLDLAVTLADIQAARERVRDSVVYTPCDRSPILSGLTGQEIFLKLENRQMTGAFKERGALNRILTLSAEQSARGVIAASAGNHAQGVAYHATRRGIRATIVMPETTPLVKVTATRRFGAEVVLHGANYDAAYAEAVRRRDAEGLTFIHPFDDAEVIAGQGTIGLEILEQVSDLDAVVVPIGGGGLIGGIACAVKSLRPTVRVIGVQTARLPSMQAAVAQNAPVTLAAATTIADGIAVRRAGSLTLPLVERFVDEIVTVEEDEIASAILTLLEREKMLAEGAGATALAALLQRRTSLPTGARTAVLVCGGNIDVMLLSRMIERGLVQDGRLIRLRIHLLDRPGALVELSQLIAAHRINIVDTLYNRSYYGVNLGDTTIDITMETRGPEQVAELLAALDEGGYHYERVQ; translated from the coding sequence ATGCCTGAAACACACTTAGATCTTGCCGTCACGCTTGCTGACATCCAGGCCGCGCGCGAACGTGTGCGAGACTCGGTCGTCTACACGCCATGCGATCGCTCGCCCATCCTGAGCGGCCTGACCGGCCAGGAAATCTTTCTCAAGCTCGAGAACCGGCAGATGACTGGCGCGTTCAAAGAGCGCGGAGCGCTGAACCGCATCCTGACGCTGTCAGCGGAGCAGAGCGCCCGCGGCGTGATCGCCGCCAGCGCGGGCAATCATGCGCAGGGCGTTGCGTACCACGCGACGCGTCGCGGAATCCGCGCGACGATCGTAATGCCGGAAACAACGCCGCTGGTCAAGGTGACGGCCACCCGGCGCTTTGGCGCAGAGGTCGTGCTGCACGGCGCGAACTACGACGCGGCGTATGCGGAAGCGGTGCGGCGTCGCGATGCAGAAGGTCTGACGTTCATTCACCCTTTCGACGATGCAGAGGTGATCGCCGGGCAAGGCACGATCGGCCTTGAGATTCTGGAGCAGGTCAGCGATCTTGACGCCGTGGTGGTGCCGATCGGCGGGGGCGGCCTGATCGGCGGCATTGCCTGCGCGGTGAAGTCGCTGCGGCCGACCGTGCGCGTGATTGGCGTGCAGACCGCGCGCCTGCCGAGCATGCAGGCTGCCGTTGCGCAGAACGCACCGGTAACACTGGCAGCCGCGACGACCATTGCGGATGGCATTGCGGTTCGCCGTGCGGGATCGCTGACGCTGCCGCTGGTCGAGCGGTTCGTCGACGAGATTGTGACGGTCGAAGAAGACGAGATCGCCAGCGCGATTCTGACCCTGCTGGAACGCGAAAAGATGCTGGCAGAAGGCGCCGGTGCGACTGCGCTGGCAGCGCTGTTGCAGCGGCGGACGAGTCTGCCAACCGGCGCGCGAACCGCGGTTCTTGTGTGTGGTGGCAACATCGACGTAATGCTCTTGAGCCGCATGATCGAGCGCGGCCTGGTGCAGGACGGACGCTTGATTCGGCTGCGCATTCACCTGTTGGACCGCCCGGGTGCGCTGGTGGAGTTGTCCCAGTTGATTGCAGCGCACCGCATCAACATCGTGGACACGCTCTACAACCGGTCGTACTACGGCGTGAACCTGGGCGACACGACGATCGACATCACCATGGAGACTCGCGGTCCTGAGCAGGTGGCGGAACTGCTGGCTGCGCTGGATGAGGGTGGCTATCACTACGAGCGGGTCCAGTAA